Proteins from a single region of Candidatus Parcubacteria bacterium:
- the gap gene encoding type I glyceraldehyde-3-phosphate dehydrogenase (Derived by automated computational analysis using gene prediction method: Protein Homology. GO_process: GO:0006094 - gluconeogenesis [Evidence IEA]; GO_process: GO:0006096 - glycolytic process [Evidence IEA]; GO_process: GO:0019682 - glyceraldehyde-3-phosphate metabolic process [Evidence IEA]) has product MAQKKLKIAINGFGRIGRAAFRIILDEHPELEVVAVNDLVGAEDLAKLLQFDTCYGRFNKTVGVRGKNLVVKSKNYPVFSEKDPTNLPWAKLGVDVVLECTGRFRGADDAAVHLNSGAKKVIISAPGKNCKTIVLGVNEKNVKKSDHIISCASCTTNCLAPVTAVIAKEFGIKKALMSTVHAYTGDQNLVDGPHPKDPRRARAAAVNIVPTTTGAAVAVTETIPTLAGKFDGLAFRVPVPVGSLCDVTFLLNKKTTAAEVNKKFQQAAKGRLKNILEASTGELVSSDIIGNSHSSIVDLPLTRVVDGDLLKVVAWYDNEWGYSQRLVELAAYLKKYLN; this is encoded by the coding sequence ATGGCACAAAAAAAGTTAAAAATCGCAATTAATGGCTTTGGCCGTATTGGCCGCGCCGCCTTTAGAATTATTTTAGATGAACATCCGGAACTGGAGGTGGTGGCCGTTAATGATTTGGTGGGGGCCGAAGATTTAGCCAAGCTTTTACAATTTGATACTTGCTATGGTCGTTTTAATAAAACCGTCGGCGTGAGAGGAAAGAATTTAGTTGTTAAAAGTAAAAATTATCCGGTTTTTTCCGAGAAAGATCCCACTAACTTGCCCTGGGCAAAACTGGGAGTAGATGTTGTTTTAGAATGTACCGGACGTTTTCGTGGCGCTGATGATGCGGCCGTCCATTTAAACAGTGGCGCTAAAAAAGTAATTATTTCCGCGCCGGGAAAAAATTGTAAAACTATCGTTTTGGGCGTCAACGAAAAAAACGTTAAAAAAAGTGATCACATAATTTCTTGTGCTTCTTGTACCACGAATTGCTTAGCACCGGTGACAGCCGTAATTGCCAAAGAATTTGGCATTAAAAAAGCTTTGATGTCTACTGTCCATGCCTATACCGGTGATCAGAATTTAGTGGATGGTCCTCATCCTAAAGACCCACGCCGGGCGCGCGCGGCGGCGGTGAATATTGTGCCGACCACTACCGGTGCGGCCGTGGCCGTGACAGAAACGATTCCAACCTTAGCGGGAAAATTTGATGGTTTGGCTTTTCGTGTTCCGGTTCCGGTTGGCTCGCTCTGTGATGTGACTTTTTTGTTAAATAAAAAGACGACGGCCGCTGAAGTTAATAAAAAATTTCAACAAGCGGCCAAGGGGCGTCTAAAAAATATTTTAGAAGCCAGTACGGGTGAATTAGTTTCTTCAGATATCATCGGTAATTCTCATAGCAGCATTGTTGATTTGCCTTTAACGAGAGTGGTCGATGGTGATTTACTAAAGGTGGTGGCATGGTATGATAATGAATGGGGT
- the rpsB gene encoding 30S ribosomal protein S2 (Derived by automated computational analysis using gene prediction method: Protein Homology. GO_component: GO:0000314 - organellar small ribosomal subunit [Evidence IEA]; GO_component: GO:0022627 - cytosolic small ribosomal subunit [Evidence IEA]; GO_function: GO:0003735 - structural constituent of ribosome [Evidence IEA]; GO_process: GO:0006412 - translation [Evidence IEA]), giving the protein MENKKLPSVEEMMMAGMHFGHRTNRWHPKMKPFIFADKKGVYIIDLRKSQEQLATALDFMAQLIFENKTILFVGTKNQVKGPLKAMAKAINQPYIVGKWLGGFLTNFSMVKKSVQKYKELVADKESGRLDRYTKKERSDFDREIKKLEERVGGLTNVSKLPDALFVWDIKEEETAVKEARVKNIPVIAICDTNVDPSLVNYPIAGNDDSTKTISLITETIRYNLSQIKPVTKDEEKKEA; this is encoded by the coding sequence ATGGAAAACAAAAAACTACCTAGTGTAGAAGAAATGATGATGGCCGGGATGCATTTTGGTCATCGCACCAATCGCTGGCATCCAAAAATGAAACCCTTTATCTTTGCTGATAAAAAAGGGGTTTATATTATTGATTTAAGAAAGAGTCAAGAGCAATTAGCGACCGCTTTAGATTTTATGGCGCAACTGATTTTTGAAAACAAGACAATTTTATTTGTTGGCACCAAAAATCAAGTTAAAGGTCCTCTAAAGGCGATGGCGAAGGCAATTAATCAGCCTTATATTGTGGGTAAATGGTTGGGTGGATTTTTGACCAATTTCTCCATGGTGAAGAAATCAGTGCAAAAATACAAAGAGTTAGTGGCCGATAAGGAGAGCGGTCGTTTAGATCGTTATACTAAAAAGGAGCGCTCTGACTTTGACCGGGAAATTAAAAAATTGGAAGAACGGGTGGGTGGTTTAACCAATGTTTCTAAACTCCCAGATGCTTTATTTGTTTGGGATATTAAAGAAGAGGAAACCGCTGTTAAGGAAGCCCGGGTTAAAAATATTCCAGTCATCGCTATTTGCGATACCAATGTTGATCCGAGTCTAGTTAATTATCCGATTGCCGGCAATGACGATTCAACCAAAACCATTTCTTTAATTACGGAAACTATCCGTTATAATTTAAGCCAAATTAAGCCGGTGACAAAAGACGAAGAAAAGAAAGAGGCTTAA
- the tsf gene encoding translation elongation factor Ts (Derived by automated computational analysis using gene prediction method: Protein Homology. GO_function: GO:0003746 - translation elongation factor activity [Evidence IEA]; GO_process: GO:0006414 - translational elongation [Evidence IEA]), whose protein sequence is MENIKKLREMTGAGMVDCKKALDEAGGDLEKAVEILRKKGIAKAAKRTDREASEGLVAVRVSAEATEGYMVEVNSETDFVARNEKFQEFAEQVLNLIVEKQPENLEALLALELNGNKVQEVLDQLSGVIGEKLAISRFTVLKGASVAAYSHLGGRIGVLVALDEPEKSDLALDVAMQVAAANPKYISSDEVSAEELTKEKEIAREILIKEGKPEEMVEKILTGKMSKYYSEVCLVEQEYIKDDKKKVKDILGDSVVLGFVRFSL, encoded by the coding sequence ATGGAGAATATTAAAAAATTAAGAGAAATGACCGGCGCCGGAATGGTTGATTGTAAGAAAGCTTTGGATGAAGCGGGTGGTGATTTAGAAAAAGCGGTAGAAATTTTACGCAAGAAAGGAATTGCCAAGGCTGCCAAAAGAACCGATCGCGAAGCGAGCGAGGGGTTGGTCGCGGTAAGAGTAAGTGCTGAGGCGACTGAGGGGTACATGGTGGAAGTTAATTCCGAAACTGATTTTGTCGCCCGCAATGAGAAGTTCCAAGAATTTGCGGAGCAAGTTTTAAACTTGATTGTTGAAAAGCAACCAGAAAATCTTGAGGCTTTATTGGCTTTAGAATTAAATGGGAATAAGGTTCAAGAAGTACTTGATCAGCTTTCAGGAGTAATCGGTGAAAAATTGGCAATCAGCCGCTTTACTGTTTTAAAAGGCGCCAGCGTGGCGGCGTATTCTCATTTAGGTGGCCGCATTGGTGTTTTAGTAGCTTTAGATGAGCCCGAAAAAAGCGACTTAGCCTTGGACGTTGCCATGCAGGTAGCGGCGGCTAATCCAAAATATATTAGCTCGGATGAAGTTAGCGCTGAGGAATTAACTAAGGAGAAAGAAATTGCTCGCGAAATTCTAATCAAAGAAGGGAAGCCGGAGGAAATGGTAGAAAAGATTTTGACTGGAAAAATGAGCAAATATTACTCCGAGGTCTGCTTAGTGGAACAAGAGTATATCAAGGATGATAAGAAAAAAGTAAAAGATATTCTTGGTGACTCGGTGGTGCTCGGCTTCGTTCGGTTTAGTCTTTAA
- the ricT gene encoding regulatory iron-sulfur-containing complex subunit RicT (Derived by automated computational analysis using gene prediction method: Protein Homology.), with product MNLVQIKFSPWDKSYTFETNDPTLAAGDYVVLETEVGEDLGQVVEILTDTTLDPEAPPLKMVKRRAQKNDLSRLPSLAEKEAALEICQERADFYQLDLKLIDVSFSLGGNRLNFAFTANGRIDFRELVKDLTVRFSKNIRLTQIGARDEARFSGDCGACGKPLCCRTFVKDFFSVTSEMAEAQQVVHRGSERISGMCGRLMCCLSFEYEGYQELNDKLPPLGTRVNVDGQRGVVVGHHALKQAVDVKFPGSREGERDLIVRVDLNRHQKKEAAEKKAVTEKKATTERADNRKKNSPRQRSARSWSPKKKR from the coding sequence ATGAACTTAGTACAAATAAAATTTTCCCCCTGGGATAAGAGTTATACCTTTGAAACCAATGACCCCACTTTAGCGGCTGGTGATTATGTGGTTTTAGAAACAGAGGTTGGTGAGGATTTGGGCCAGGTTGTGGAGATCTTAACAGATACCACTTTAGATCCGGAGGCGCCGCCTTTAAAAATGGTTAAAAGGCGAGCTCAAAAAAATGATTTAAGTCGTTTGCCGAGTCTAGCCGAGAAGGAGGCGGCCTTAGAGATTTGTCAGGAGCGTGCCGATTTTTATCAGCTAGATCTAAAATTAATTGATGTTAGTTTTTCTTTGGGTGGTAATCGTTTGAATTTTGCCTTTACCGCTAATGGCCGAATTGACTTTCGTGAGCTGGTTAAAGATTTAACAGTTCGGTTCAGTAAAAATATTCGCCTCACTCAGATTGGCGCTCGCGATGAAGCCCGATTTTCCGGTGATTGCGGTGCTTGTGGCAAGCCCTTGTGTTGTCGGACTTTTGTGAAAGATTTTTTTTCCGTGACCTCGGAGATGGCCGAAGCACAGCAAGTTGTTCATCGCGGGAGCGAAAGAATTTCCGGAATGTGCGGTCGTCTAATGTGTTGTCTGTCTTTTGAGTATGAAGGCTATCAAGAACTAAATGATAAATTGCCGCCTTTGGGAACGCGAGTGAATGTTGATGGGCAGCGCGGTGTCGTTGTTGGTCATCATGCTTTAAAACAGGCTGTGGACGTCAAATTCCCGGGCAGCCGGGAAGGGGAACGCGATTTAATTGTCCGTGTTGACTTAAACCGTCACCAGAAAAAGGAAGCGGCTGAGAAAAAAGCGGTCACCGAAAAGAAGGCGACTACAGAAAGAGCGGATAATCGTAAAAAAAATTCCCCTCGTCAACGCTCAGCCCGCAGCTGGTCTCCCAAAAAGAAGCGTTAG